Proteins encoded by one window of Amaranthus tricolor cultivar Red isolate AtriRed21 chromosome 4, ASM2621246v1, whole genome shotgun sequence:
- the LOC130811192 gene encoding ubiquitin carboxyl-terminal hydrolase 24 isoform X1 has translation MDGSNSKIILFGSFTEAETKSFHNKPAENTKKPVVERALQFGSLPLVSGALLGAGNVKTGKEVASSVKKFNLFKKDACSVQVKDDLPVSGAAVSKENGRSHAYERVHPLTNGVKEINDGNVDLASACCPKVDGTVLPQQILSSPKGGQDVKVKEKYSNGVCDSSKKILPLKDDPEKAFSSSTVATCDLLPRGLINAGNLCFLNATLQALLSCSPFLKLLQQLKTRDIPKVNYPTLVAFMNFVSEFDMPHGLSSKKKDRNFVETGRPFSPVMFEGVVKKFTPDVPSGFSGRTRQEDAQEFLSFVMDQMHDELLKLGGQPSGMTVQDFSLVSSSDDDEWETVGPKNKSAVTRTQSFAPSELSAIFGLRLKSVVKATGNKASATFQPYLLLHLDIFPEAVHTIEEALRLFCAPEKLEGYRTSNPGKAGVVRASKSVKIQSLSKIMILHLMRFSYGSQGSTKLHKPVHFPLELVLSSQLLVSPTNEGRKYELVATITHHGRDPSKGHYTADARYPDGQWLRFDDASVTAVPTSKVLHDQAYVLFYKQV, from the exons ATGGACGGCTCTAATTCTAAG ATTATATTGTTTGGATCGTTTACTGAAGCTGAGACTAAGTCATTTCACAATAAGCCAGCTGAGAATACAAAAAAACCTGTGGTTGAGAGAGCTCTCCAGTTTGGTTCCTTGCCTTTGGTGTCCGGAGCATTATTGGGTGCTGGAAATGTAAAAACTGGAAAAGAAGTAGCTTCTTCTGTCAAGAAATTTAATTTGTTCAAGAAAGATGCTTGTTCTGTGCAGGTAAAGGATGATTTGCCTGTATCAGGAGCTGCTGTATCTAAAGAAAATGGAAGGTCCCATGCCTACGAACGTGTTCATCCACTAACTAATGGTGTGAAAGAAATTAACGATGGAAATGTTGATCTAGCTTCTGCTTGCTGCCCAAAGGTTGATGGAACTGTTCTGCCGCAACAAATTTTAAGCTCTCCAAAAGGTGGTCAGGACGTTAAAGTGAAGGAGAAATATTCTAATGGTGTTTGTGACTCATCCAAAAAGATTTTGCCTCTAAAAGATGATCCAGAAAAAGCTTTTAGTAGTAGCACTGTTGCCACTTGTGACTTGCTTCCTAGGGGCTTGATCAATGCAGGGAATCTGTGTTTCCTTAATGCAACTTTGCAGGCGCTTTTGTCATGCTCCCCTTTTCTGAAACTTCTACAGCAACTTAAAACTCGTGATATCCCCaag GTTAATTATCCAACATTGGTTGCATTCATGAATTTTGTATCGGAGTTTGACATGCCTCATGGTTTGAGCTCAAAGAAAAAGGATCGAAATTTTGTTGAGACTGGCAGGCCCTTTAGCCCTGTTATGTTTGAAGGTGTGGTGAAAAAGTTTACTCCAGATGTGCCAAGTGGTTTCTCTGGCAGGACAAG GCAAGAAGATGCTCAAGAGTTCTTGAGCTTTGTCATGGATCAGATGCATGATGAATTACTAAAGCTTGGAGGGCAACCTTCTGGCATGACTGTGCAAGATTTTTCATTGGTGTCTTCATCCGACGATGATGAATGGGAGACTGTTGGGCCTAAAAATAAATCTGCAGTGACCAGAACTCAAAGCTTTGCTCCATCAGAACTAAGTGCGATTTTTGGCTTACGATTGAAAAGTGTTGTTAAGGCGACAG GAAACAAAGCATCTGCTACTTTTCAGCCATATCTCTTGCTTCATCTAGATATTTTCCCCGAGGCTGTCCACACAATAGAGGAGGCACTTCGCTTATTTTGTGCTCCAGAGAAACTTGAAGGTTATCGAACATCAAACCCGGGGAAG GCTGGAGTAGTTAGAGCTAGTAAATCTGTCAAAATACAAAGTCtatcaaaaattatgatattgcACCTGATGCGCTTCAGCTATGGGAGTCAAGGTAGTACTAAATTGCACAAGCCTGTGCACTTTCCTCTCGAATTGGTGTTAAGCTCACAGCTCCTTGTGTCCCCTACAAATGAG GGTAGGAAATATGAACTTGTGGCTACTATCACTCACCATGGGAGGGACCCTTCAAAGGGGCATTATACGGCTGATGCCCGTTATCCTGATGGGCAATGGCTCCGATTTGACGATGCTTCTGTAACTGCAGTACCGACCAGTAAGGTTTTGCATGACCAGGCCTATGTACTTTTCTACAAGCAAGTATAA
- the LOC130811192 gene encoding ubiquitin carboxyl-terminal hydrolase 24 isoform X2, translated as MDGSNSKIILFGSFTEAETKSFHNKPAENTKKPVVERALQFGSLPLVSGALLGAGNVKDDLPVSGAAVSKENGRSHAYERVHPLTNGVKEINDGNVDLASACCPKVDGTVLPQQILSSPKGGQDVKVKEKYSNGVCDSSKKILPLKDDPEKAFSSSTVATCDLLPRGLINAGNLCFLNATLQALLSCSPFLKLLQQLKTRDIPKVNYPTLVAFMNFVSEFDMPHGLSSKKKDRNFVETGRPFSPVMFEGVVKKFTPDVPSGFSGRTRQEDAQEFLSFVMDQMHDELLKLGGQPSGMTVQDFSLVSSSDDDEWETVGPKNKSAVTRTQSFAPSELSAIFGLRLKSVVKATGNKASATFQPYLLLHLDIFPEAVHTIEEALRLFCAPEKLEGYRTSNPGKAGVVRASKSVKIQSLSKIMILHLMRFSYGSQGSTKLHKPVHFPLELVLSSQLLVSPTNEGRKYELVATITHHGRDPSKGHYTADARYPDGQWLRFDDASVTAVPTSKVLHDQAYVLFYKQV; from the exons ATGGACGGCTCTAATTCTAAG ATTATATTGTTTGGATCGTTTACTGAAGCTGAGACTAAGTCATTTCACAATAAGCCAGCTGAGAATACAAAAAAACCTGTGGTTGAGAGAGCTCTCCAGTTTGGTTCCTTGCCTTTGGTGTCCGGAGCATTATTGGGTGCTGGAAAT GTAAAGGATGATTTGCCTGTATCAGGAGCTGCTGTATCTAAAGAAAATGGAAGGTCCCATGCCTACGAACGTGTTCATCCACTAACTAATGGTGTGAAAGAAATTAACGATGGAAATGTTGATCTAGCTTCTGCTTGCTGCCCAAAGGTTGATGGAACTGTTCTGCCGCAACAAATTTTAAGCTCTCCAAAAGGTGGTCAGGACGTTAAAGTGAAGGAGAAATATTCTAATGGTGTTTGTGACTCATCCAAAAAGATTTTGCCTCTAAAAGATGATCCAGAAAAAGCTTTTAGTAGTAGCACTGTTGCCACTTGTGACTTGCTTCCTAGGGGCTTGATCAATGCAGGGAATCTGTGTTTCCTTAATGCAACTTTGCAGGCGCTTTTGTCATGCTCCCCTTTTCTGAAACTTCTACAGCAACTTAAAACTCGTGATATCCCCaag GTTAATTATCCAACATTGGTTGCATTCATGAATTTTGTATCGGAGTTTGACATGCCTCATGGTTTGAGCTCAAAGAAAAAGGATCGAAATTTTGTTGAGACTGGCAGGCCCTTTAGCCCTGTTATGTTTGAAGGTGTGGTGAAAAAGTTTACTCCAGATGTGCCAAGTGGTTTCTCTGGCAGGACAAG GCAAGAAGATGCTCAAGAGTTCTTGAGCTTTGTCATGGATCAGATGCATGATGAATTACTAAAGCTTGGAGGGCAACCTTCTGGCATGACTGTGCAAGATTTTTCATTGGTGTCTTCATCCGACGATGATGAATGGGAGACTGTTGGGCCTAAAAATAAATCTGCAGTGACCAGAACTCAAAGCTTTGCTCCATCAGAACTAAGTGCGATTTTTGGCTTACGATTGAAAAGTGTTGTTAAGGCGACAG GAAACAAAGCATCTGCTACTTTTCAGCCATATCTCTTGCTTCATCTAGATATTTTCCCCGAGGCTGTCCACACAATAGAGGAGGCACTTCGCTTATTTTGTGCTCCAGAGAAACTTGAAGGTTATCGAACATCAAACCCGGGGAAG GCTGGAGTAGTTAGAGCTAGTAAATCTGTCAAAATACAAAGTCtatcaaaaattatgatattgcACCTGATGCGCTTCAGCTATGGGAGTCAAGGTAGTACTAAATTGCACAAGCCTGTGCACTTTCCTCTCGAATTGGTGTTAAGCTCACAGCTCCTTGTGTCCCCTACAAATGAG GGTAGGAAATATGAACTTGTGGCTACTATCACTCACCATGGGAGGGACCCTTCAAAGGGGCATTATACGGCTGATGCCCGTTATCCTGATGGGCAATGGCTCCGATTTGACGATGCTTCTGTAACTGCAGTACCGACCAGTAAGGTTTTGCATGACCAGGCCTATGTACTTTTCTACAAGCAAGTATAA